The following is a genomic window from Flavobacteriales bacterium.
TTCTGCGGGGGCGAGACCATCGAGGAGAGCCTGGTGACGGCGCAGAAGCTCGGCGATGCCGGCCTGGGCACCATCCTGGACTACAGCGTGGAGGGCCAGGAGGATGACGCCTCGCTGGACCACAGCACCGACGAGATCCTGCGCACCATCGCCATGGCCGCCAAGCGCAAGGATATCCCCTTCAGCGTGTTCAAGCCCAGCGGGATCGCGCCGCTGGCCATCTGGGAGGCGGTGAGCGAAGGGCGCACGCTGAGCGCCGCGGAAGCGCACGAATGGACCCTCGTGCAGGGACGCATGGAGCGCATCTGCGCGGCAGGAGCGCAGGCCGGCGTACCCGTTCTGGTGGATGCCGAGGAGAGCTGGCTGCAACCGGCGATCGACGAGCTGGTGGAACGCATGATGGAGCGATTCAACCGCGCGCGGGCCATCGTGTACAACACCGTGCAGCTCTACCGGCACGACCGGCTGGCCTTCCTGAAGGCCGCGGAGCAGCGCGCGGCAGCGGGTGGCTACCACCTAGGGATGAAACTGGTGCGCGGCGCCTACATGGAGAAGGAGCGCGAGCGAGCCGCGTTGAACGGCTACGCCTCCCCCATCCACGCCGACAAGGCGGCGGTGGACCGCGACTACGACGAGGCCCTGCGCCATTGCGCCGACCGGTTGGACCATGTGGCGGTGATGGTGGGCACGCACAACGAGCGCAGCACCCTGCTGATGGCCGAACTGATGCGGGAGCGCGGCCTTCCGACCAACGACCCGCGCGTGTGCTTCGCGCAGTTGCTGGGCATGAGCGACAACATCAGCTACAACATGGCCGATGCGGGCTACCGCGTGGCCAAGTACGTGCCGTACGGACCGGTGCGCGAGGTGCTGCCCTACCTCATCCGCCGGGCCCAGGAGAACACAAGCGCCGCCGGACAGATGGGGCGCGAGCTGAAGCTCATCGTGGCGGAACGGAAGCGCCGCGCGCGCGGAGGGAGGTGAGGTGGGAGCATGTGCTCCTTTGCGCATCCCGCTGAGGGGGGACAGGTCGTGACCATTGGTCCCCATGTGCGTCCAGGCATGAGCACCCCTCCTACGCGTGGAACGCTCCGCGCGTCGAGCAAGGAGGGGCCGGGGAGGTGGCAGATCAGAACCGCCGTGACCCCGAAGCAAGCGGAAACCTCCCCGTACCCCTCCATCTGCGGAGCAGCGAGCGATCGCGGCCCAGGAGGGGGGCTTGATCATATAAGCTCCCCTACCACCCCGTCGTGAGCAAGCGTCGTGCACCGGCGATCCCGCATTTCTGATAGTTGTGGTAGGCGGCGGCGGCGCGTTCGCGCACGTGTTCCGCGGTCTCGTGCCGCACCCATCCGTCCAACGCGGCGCGCAGGGTGTAGGCCTCCGGCGCCATCAGGCCGGTGGTCCACAGCAACGGTGTCGCTTTTGTGGCGCGCAGCGGCTCCTGGAAATACGAGCGGCTCACACAGGCCAGGATGATCACCTCCCGCGTGTTCGAGGGCGGGCCGGAAAAATCGCGGTCCAGGTGGAAGTCCATGAGCCCATCATGACCGGTATAGGCCACCAGATGCGCGGCACCCCCGGCCCGCACCACTTCACCGTTCACGTTCACGGTGCGCACCCCGGCGCCGCTGGCGTAGCGCAGCAGGTCCTCGGTGGCCTCGCGGATGTGGCGGCCGTCGTAGGCCTCGGCGATGAGCACCACGGCGCTGTCGCGGTGGCGCCAGGCGACGCGCTCCAGGATGTGGGCCTCGGGCGCCCGGTCGCAGGGCACGCGCGTCCACTCCGCGGCTTTGTTGAAGTGCGTCCGCACACCGAAGGCCGCGCCCCAGTAGAGATTGCCGGCAGGGTCCTGGCCGTTGCCCAGGTGCGTCGGCACCTTCACGATGCCCTGGTGCACGTTGTCGCAGAGGGCCACCAGCACATGCACCACCCGCGGCTCACGGGCCATGACGTGGAACGACAGACCCACGAGCAGGGTGAGGACGGGCAGGCGCATGAGGCGGGAACGCACCGGGGCAGTCCCGTGGTATGCGGTGATGCCGGTCACGCACGTTCCAGGCCGGACGGCCGCACCTTTGCGGCATGGGACGGCGAACGCTCTGGACGGTGGTGGCGGTGCTGCTG
Proteins encoded in this region:
- a CDS encoding proline dehydrogenase family protein, which encodes MGNTLSDPPRTARPGTLPDLTNTRIAFRQYTERGLLRAYWLFRIIGVPWMNVTGRVLSQLAIQLHLPIKGLIKATIFKHFCGGETIEESLVTAQKLGDAGLGTILDYSVEGQEDDASLDHSTDEILRTIAMAAKRKDIPFSVFKPSGIAPLAIWEAVSEGRTLSAAEAHEWTLVQGRMERICAAGAQAGVPVLVDAEESWLQPAIDELVERMMERFNRARAIVYNTVQLYRHDRLAFLKAAEQRAAAGGYHLGMKLVRGAYMEKERERAALNGYASPIHADKAAVDRDYDEALRHCADRLDHVAVMVGTHNERSTLLMAELMRERGLPTNDPRVCFAQLLGMSDNISYNMADAGYRVAKYVPYGPVREVLPYLIRRAQENTSAAGQMGRELKLIVAERKRRARGGR